The nucleotide sequence CAAGGTTAGCGGCATTGGTAATACTCTTTGCAAAAATCCAAGAGATAATTAAACTACCCGTCAACATCAACATATTGGGTTCCTTACCGCGATGTTGTGCCTTAAAAAAGGTCGCCACATCTTTGGCGTAAGGTGCCAATATGAAAAACACCACACTACTGCCTATAATTAGCAGCCATTGTAAGGTTGATGTTTGAGTGAGGAATTCCAAGTTAATTAGTTAGTAGTTAGTAGAATGTTAGTTCGAGCGGAGTCGAGAACAATTCGCGTGTTAAATCTTTAATTAATGTTCAGTCTAATCTTTGTAAAAGTTTATCCGTTCCTTCTGGACTGTCGCCCGAAGCGGCTTGCTTCCAATTTTTAAAATCTTCAATCAAAAAATTTGGGACGTTACATCTTACTCGTCCCACCAGACCGGTACGTTAATACTGTTGTCATTTGTTGCAGCGGCAGCGGTGCTGTAATTATCAGCATTCAAGGCGGCTTCCTCTGCAGGATAAGGCATTCTTACCGGAATTAAACCGTTATTCAAGCTGGCAGAAACATTTTTCAACACAGGAAAACCTGTTCTTCTGTACTCAATCCAGCCTTCATAGCCATTGATCATGTTAGCAATCCATTTTTGGGTGATGATTTGCTGAATGGGATCATTACCATTAGCCGCATACGCACCTGTTGTAGTGAGATAGTCTGCTGGTAAAGGCGTATTCCAATATTCATAGGCTTGTGCCACGCCAGTTTCATATAACTCTTGAGCTGGTGCCGTGATGAGTCCCTTTTGAGCAGCTTCAGCTAAAAGAAAGTTAGTTTCCCATGCCGTCATGTAATTGGCATCCAGCATTCCCGTATTTTCCCTAAAGATGGTGCCTGCAAGAGAATAATCTGCAAGACTTACTGAGGTGGAAGAGGCATCGATACCGTTGATCAATCCTTCAAAATCATCACCGTTACCATTGTTTGCTCGCGGTCTAAAAAGCACATTGATGCGATCATCATTCAAACCTTCCAGAACCTCTTCCATGGTTTCACTCATAACAAAGTTGTTGAAGTCACCAGCTCTCAACCGCGCCATACGGAAGTTGTTAGGCTCACCATCAGTAAAATTGAATACCGCATTTTGATCGTTGGAACTAATGTAATTCTGTGCCGCATAAACAGCTTGTAATCTTGCGTTCACATTCTCTTTTGAAGAGATACGTACCAGTGCCTTTATCTTCAAACTATTGGCAAATCGCACCCAAGCATCCAGATCGCCATTAAAAAGCACATCACCTTCTAATGCAATCGAACCGTTGTAAGCCTGAATGGCTGCAATACCTTTATCCAGATTATCTAGAATTCCGTTTTCCTGGAGATAGATATCTTCTTGTAGATCATAAGCGGGTTGCACCGTGCCGTCCAGTCCTTTAAAAGCTTCTGTATACGGCACGTCTCCAAAAATATCTGTCAAGCCAGCGGTCATGTAAGCTTTGAAAATCAAAGCTGGTCCTTCATAAACCGCAAAGGCTGGTGTGGTTTGCGACTGCTCGATAATGATTTCATTGTCTCTCAAATTCCTGTAAAAAATAGGCCATGGATCACCACCTAGTTGTGGACTTTTCAACGCATGGCGGTCAAAGAGATTAAAATCCAGTGCAGTCAAGTGTTGGCTCAACAAACCACCAGCCACAAAACCTTCATAGGACATTTGCTCGCCGTAGTCGTAGATCACCTGTCTCAACAGCAAGCTGGGCTGTACGCTAACTGGAGCGTTAGGATTTGTATTTAATTCTTCAAAATCGTTGGTACAGGATACGATGGCCAGACCTAGAAAAGCCACCATCATAAGGCTGTAATGTTTTATATGTTTCATCTTCATGGATGTATTATGGGTTGAGTTCGCTTTCGCGCCATGCCTGACGGCAGGCAGGAAAGCGAAAAAGTTTTAAAAATTGATGCCAGCTTTCAAACCGATGCTTCTTGTTGATGCATAGGACATGTCCTCGACACCATTGACGAAGCCTTGTCCTTGCACGGCCAGCTGCTCTGGATCAAAATGCGGAATCTCACTAAAGGCAAACAAGTTTCTACCTATCAATGAAATACGCAAGTCTGCACCATCGCCGAAGATGCCGAAAGCACCTTCCTTCAATTCAAAATTGTAGCCTATAGAGAACTGACGCAATTTCAAATAACTGGCATCGTACACATTGTTCTCTTCATGGTTACGGTCATAAAACTGACGGTAATAACTCTCTGCAGTGACCGCTGTGGTGTTTTGAACATACACTGGATTCTGCGCCGTTCCTGTATTGACTACGCCATCGGCAACAATTCCAGCTTCTGGCCTAAACGAGGTGTCGTTCAACTGGCCGCCAACAGCACCTAGGGCTAGCGTTCGTGAAACTAAAATCCCACCTTGTCTCCAGTCCAACAAGAACGATGCATCAAAGTTTTTGTATTGGAATGAATTGGTCAACCCTACAGTGAAATCTGCATTGTAGTTACCTAATTTTTTAAGTTCTGGATCTGCGATAAAACGACCTGCTGGAGTCAAAATAAACTCGCCGACTTCATTGCGCGTGTAACCGGTTCCATATAAATCGCCCACGCGACCGCCTTCTTCTACTTGATGAAAAACGGTCTGGTCGGCATTGTCATAGACTCTGGAAAAGCCCAAAGTCAAACGACCATCTTCCTGTGGCAGGCTCTCAACAATGGCTCTACTGCTGGCAAAATTCACGGTGGAACTCCACTGGAAATTGGCATTTTGAACAGGAATGGCGTTCAAAATAATTTCGACCCCTTGATTTCTAACCGAACCACCATTGACTACCTGCTGGCTAAATCCTGATGAGATGGCAATAGGCAAGGAAAGAATCTGGTCATCTGTCACGGCATTGTAATAGGTGAAATCAAGGTTCAATCGCTGTTTAAGCAAACGCACATCAAAACCTAACTCGATGCTAGAGGTCGTCTCTGGCTTCAAATTGGCATTTGGGATAAAATCCTGGTTGGTAAACGTAGGCTGTGAGTTTACAGGCGTTTGCGACAGGAAAGTTCCTTGAGTCTGGTACGGATTGGTATCGTTACCAACCTCTGCATAACTCGCGCGTATTTTGGCAAAATCAATGACTCTAGGGAGTTCAACTACGTTGCTCAATATAAAACTGGTCGATATGGACGGATAAAAGAACGAAGTATTATCTGCCGTGAATGGGGTTGCGAGAGCGCTGGACCAGTCGTTACGGGCTGTGATGTCTAGATAGAGGAAATTTTTGTAGCCTGCTTTCGCGAAAGCGTACAAACTATTAATCCTTTTCTCTGAAGTAAAGCCAAAGGTTTCAATCGGGCTCGCTGCATTGTTCAAGGAGAAAATTCCTGGTTGCGCAAGGCTAGTGGTCTGTACTTGGGTGGTTTGTGCCGTCTGGTTCAAACGATTCCCACCAACACTGGCATCAAAACTAATGTCTCCAAATTGCTTTTTATAATTGAGCAGGAAATCTGTGTTGATCTCACGGTAGAAAACATCATGCTCTGCATAGGCTCCATTTCTAAACCTGTTGGAAGAATAGTTGCGCAGGAAACGTCGCTTCTCATTGCTGTAATCCATACCAGATCGTATGGTTGCGGTTAGCTCTGGAGTTAGCTTTCGCGAAAGCGATATGTTTCCAAAAAGCCTGTCACGACCAAAGCTGTTGCGGTTTTCTTTAAGTATGAAATAGGGATTGTCAAAAAACGTATAGTTGAACGAGTACTGCTGCACGCCTTCCAATCCAGGCTGCCAGTAGTCACGCAAACTGTCAATGTTTAAAGAACGTGGTCCCCAAGCGACCAGTGAGTAGTTGACATTCTCACTACCATAACCGTTGGACGGTCTGTTGTCTGATGCACTATTCACATAGTTGATGCTAGCGTTGATTCTTGTACGGTCGCTAGGCCTAAAATTAAGTTTTGCAGCAACGGTTTGACGGTCCAGATTGACACCAGGAATGATGCTCTCGCTGCGCAGGTCTGTAAAGCTCAATCGATAGTCTCCTTTTTCAAAACCATTACTTACCGATATATTGTTGATGGCCGTGTAACCGGTCTCATAGAAATCCTTCAAATTATCTGGATGGCTCACAAAAGGTGTAGGCGTGATGTCCAGACCACTGTATAAAGCGGTATCACCACCGCGAACTACCGTTCCATCTGGCAAAGTCACTGGACTATCAAATTGTGGGATCAACGTACCTTGATCCAGTCGTGGTCCCCAAGAATAGGAGATGTTATCATTGATACCACCACCTAAACCATCCACGTATTCAAACTGACCGCTGTTTCCCTGACCAAATTCATTCTGAAATTCTGGGAGTTTAAAAGCACTATCCACAAAGAAGCTGGTATTATATGAAACACCCAATCCTCTTTTTTTGCCGCCGCTTTTAGTTTCTATAATGATGGCTCCATTGGCAGCTCTTGTGCCGTAAAGTGCTGCGGCTGCAGGTCCTTTAAGTACAGATACACTGGCGATGTCATCCTGGTTGATCTCACCTGCTCCATTCCCAAAATCTACTTCTTGAAAACCAGCTGCGGCTTCGTTTGTAAAATTGAAAACCGAGTTGTTATTGACTGGCGTTCCATCCACGATAAATAACGGATTGTTGTTTGAGAAACTCGCCTCGCCACGTATGGTTATTTTAGACGAAGAACCAACGCCTGTCGCGCCAGGTGTTACGGTAATACCAGCCACCTTGCCTTGAAGGTTATCAACCAGATTGACCGACTTTACTTCCTGAATATCTTCTGTATCCAAGGTTTGTACGGCATAGCCCAGTTCTCGTTCTTCACGTTTGATACCTAAAGCTGTAATCACAACCTCATCCAGCGCATCGCCTTCTTGTAGAGTGATGTTCAAAACAGTAGCATTGTTAACTGGAACCGTCTGGCTTTGGTAGCCTATGTATGAAAATACCAGAACCGCATCATTAGCTACGGTAATGGAATACCTTCCATCTACACTAGTTGTCGTACCGTTTTCAGTACCGCGCTCTGCAACGTTTGCAAAGGCTATGGGATTTCCTGTCACATCATTGACGGTTCCCGTAATTGTAATTTGCGCCCAACTCGTGATACAACACAGCAGGAGCATGACAAGAGTAATTCTCTTCATGTAATCAATAAAAAAAGTGAAATAAAAACCCTGATTAGGGTAACGAATCTTAAGCTGCGATAGAGATAGGCGAGCCTTTGTTCAATGGTGATTCCAGAGGAACTGATTCGGTATTTGAGAATTCTAAAGAGAATGTGATAGACTTAAAAGTAAGTGTTTCAAGAATGAGTTGTGCCAGGTGCCATCTTAGATCCTTTCCCTTGAAAAGCTGCTGGATATCATCCTCATGATCTAAGTCATGAAGGTGTTCCAGTACATCGACTGATTGAGACTGCCGTTCCAGCAGCTCCATATAACTTGTTGCCAGATGAGCGGTTTGCCATGGTAAGTTTTCAAAACTAATCGCATCAAAAGATGAGGCGTGGATACCCATCAAATAAAAACCACCATCCAGCGATGGACCGTTGACCGCTTTACCATGATTCAGTGAATCTGCAGCTCTTAAAAG is from Nonlabens sp. YIK11 and encodes:
- a CDS encoding SusD/RagB family nutrient-binding outer membrane lipoprotein, which codes for MKHIKHYSLMMVAFLGLAIVSCTNDFEELNTNPNAPVSVQPSLLLRQVIYDYGEQMSYEGFVAGGLLSQHLTALDFNLFDRHALKSPQLGGDPWPIFYRNLRDNEIIIEQSQTTPAFAVYEGPALIFKAYMTAGLTDIFGDVPYTEAFKGLDGTVQPAYDLQEDIYLQENGILDNLDKGIAAIQAYNGSIALEGDVLFNGDLDAWVRFANSLKIKALVRISSKENVNARLQAVYAAQNYISSNDQNAVFNFTDGEPNNFRMARLRAGDFNNFVMSETMEEVLEGLNDDRINVLFRPRANNGNGDDFEGLINGIDASSTSVSLADYSLAGTIFRENTGMLDANYMTAWETNFLLAEAAQKGLITAPAQELYETGVAQAYEYWNTPLPADYLTTTGAYAANGNDPIQQIITQKWIANMINGYEGWIEYRRTGFPVLKNVSASLNNGLIPVRMPYPAEEAALNADNYSTAAAATNDNSINVPVWWDE
- a CDS encoding DUF2064 domain-containing protein, producing the protein MDVLNSRVIQQVEKSGLDYFHFTEKEQEGIGFGKRFSNAIQKVFKKGYDQVICVGNDTPQLSCDHLLRAADSLNHGKAVNGPSLDGGFYLMGIHASSFDAISFENLPWQTAHLATSYMELLERQSQSVDVLEHLHDLDHEDDIQQLFKGKDLRWHLAQLILETLTFKSITFSLEFSNTESVPLESPLNKGSPISIAA
- a CDS encoding SusC/RagA family TonB-linked outer membrane protein; amino-acid sequence: MKRITLVMLLLCCITSWAQITITGTVNDVTGNPIAFANVAERGTENGTTTSVDGRYSITVANDAVLVFSYIGYQSQTVPVNNATVLNITLQEGDALDEVVITALGIKREERELGYAVQTLDTEDIQEVKSVNLVDNLQGKVAGITVTPGATGVGSSSKITIRGEASFSNNNPLFIVDGTPVNNNSVFNFTNEAAAGFQEVDFGNGAGEINQDDIASVSVLKGPAAAALYGTRAANGAIIIETKSGGKKRGLGVSYNTSFFVDSAFKLPEFQNEFGQGNSGQFEYVDGLGGGINDNISYSWGPRLDQGTLIPQFDSPVTLPDGTVVRGGDTALYSGLDITPTPFVSHPDNLKDFYETGYTAINNISVSNGFEKGDYRLSFTDLRSESIIPGVNLDRQTVAAKLNFRPSDRTRINASINYVNSASDNRPSNGYGSENVNYSLVAWGPRSLNIDSLRDYWQPGLEGVQQYSFNYTFFDNPYFILKENRNSFGRDRLFGNISLSRKLTPELTATIRSGMDYSNEKRRFLRNYSSNRFRNGAYAEHDVFYREINTDFLLNYKKQFGDISFDASVGGNRLNQTAQTTQVQTTSLAQPGIFSLNNAASPIETFGFTSEKRINSLYAFAKAGYKNFLYLDITARNDWSSALATPFTADNTSFFYPSISTSFILSNVVELPRVIDFAKIRASYAEVGNDTNPYQTQGTFLSQTPVNSQPTFTNQDFIPNANLKPETTSSIELGFDVRLLKQRLNLDFTYYNAVTDDQILSLPIAISSGFSQQVVNGGSVRNQGVEIILNAIPVQNANFQWSSTVNFASSRAIVESLPQEDGRLTLGFSRVYDNADQTVFHQVEEGGRVGDLYGTGYTRNEVGEFILTPAGRFIADPELKKLGNYNADFTVGLTNSFQYKNFDASFLLDWRQGGILVSRTLALGAVGGQLNDTSFRPEAGIVADGVVNTGTAQNPVYVQNTTAVTAESYYRQFYDRNHEENNVYDASYLKLRQFSIGYNFELKEGAFGIFGDGADLRISLIGRNLFAFSEIPHFDPEQLAVQGQGFVNGVEDMSYASTRSIGLKAGINF